The Aureimonas populi genome includes the window TGGTCCACCTGCAACTGGCCCAGAAGGTCGCTGCCATAGGCCACCGGAACCCCGGCCCGCTTGCAGATCTCCAGCGAGCGCAGGCCGCCCTCGATGACGAGGTCGTTCTTCTCCAGCATCTCGCCGCTCATGCCGTATTCGGCGGCGCGCTCCTTCATGGCGTAGTAGGCCACGAGATTGGCCACGAGGAACATGCCGCGCTCGGCCATCAGCGCGGCAGCCGCCTCGTCGATGAGGTTGCCGTGCTCGATGGTGCGCACGCCTGCATGGGCCGCCCGCGTGATGGCCTCGGGCGAATAGGCATGGGCGCAGACATAGCGGCCGAAGGCATGCGCCTCCTCCACCGCGGCCGCCACCTCGCCGGGCGAGAACTGGAGGGAGTCGAGCGGGTCGTAGGGCGAGGCGACGCCCCCCGACATCATGATCTTCACATGGTCGCAGCCCTGGCGCATCTCCTCGCGCACCGTCTTGCGCACCTCGGATACGCCATCCGCCAGGCCCATGCTGAAGGACAAGGCGTCGCAGCAGGGGCAGCGCGTGGCCGCGTCCGTGCGGCGCCGGCTGTCGCTGTGGCCGCCCGTCGGCCCGATGGCACGGCCGGCCACGAACAGGCGCGGCCCCGCGATCAACCCCTCCTCAACCGCCGTGCGCAGGCCCCAGTCGGCGCCGCCCGTGTCGCGCACGCTGGTGAAGCCGCGGTCCAGCATGGCCTTCAGCGACACCATGGCCTGCGCCGTCATCAGCGTGAGCGGAACGTTCTCCATCTGCCGGATGGAGACCTCGCTGAGCACCGCATGCACATGGCAGTCGATCAGGCCGGGCATCAGGGTTCGCCCGCCGCAATCGACGGCAGCGGCGTTCGGCGCGCGGATGGAGCCTTCGCAGACCTCGCGGATCAGCCCGTCCTCCACCAGGATCTGGTGGCCGCCCAGCGCATGACCCCGCTCGGGGTCCAGCATCTCGAAATTGCTGAACAGATATTGCACCGGGCTGGTCTCCCTCTGCTTGCCGGCGGGCGGCAGCCTCAATGAACGGCGCCTTGCGTCTCGTAGCCGAAGGGGTCGTCGACGCTCGCGCAGGGTGTGGTGAACCAGCGCGCTCCTTCCGCGGTCATGTAGGCGCAGTCCTCCAGCCTGATGCCGAACTCGCCGTAGATGCAGATCGTCGGCTCGATGGAGAAGCACATGCCGGGCGCAAGCGGCGTCGCATTGCCCTTCACGATGTAGCTTTCCTCGTGCACGTCCAGCCCGATGCCGTGGCCCGTGCGGTGCGGCAGGCCGGGCAAGGCGTAGCCCGGCCCGAAGCCGGCCGCCTCGACAACCCCGCGCGCCGCCGCGTCGATCGCCTCGCACGGGGCGCCCGGCACCGCCGCCGCCATGCCTGCCGCCTGCGCCTTCTGCTCCAGGGCCCAGATCTCGCGCTGGCGCGCGTCGGGCGTGCCGAAGACGTAGCTGCGCGTGATGTCGGAGCGGTAGCCCTTCACGAAACCGCCGAGGTCGAGAAGCACCATGTCGCCCTCGCGCAGCGTCTGCGCGTAGCCCACGCCGTGCGGAAAGGCCGTCGCCTCGCCGAACAGGACGAGCGGTCCGCCCGCCGGCGGCACGGCCCCCAGGCGTCGATGCGCCTCCTGCACGAAGGCGGCGACCTCGGTGGTGGAGATGCCCTCGCGCATGATCCGCGCCGCCGCCTTGTGCACCTCCAGCGTGATCTCGTTGGCCCGCTTCATCAGGGCGATCTCGGCCGGCGACTTCACCATCCGGCAGGCGGCCGTGATCGACAGTCCGTTGACGAAGTCGTACCGGTTGCCGGCGCGCCTCAACCCGTCGAAGGTGAAGAAGGGCGTGGCGGGATCGACGGCGACCGCGCCGCCGGAGCAACCCAGGCTTTCCAGCACCTCGACCACGAGCGCGGTGGGGTCCTCGTGCTCCTCCCAGACGCGGATATCCTCGCCGATCCGCAGAAGCGAGCGCGTCTTGGGCTCCTCGAAGGCAGGGCTCAGGAACACCACCGGCCCCTCGGCGGGGATGATCGCGCCATGCAGCCGCTCCGTGGGCTTCAGGCCGAGCCCGGTGAAGTAAAACAAGTTCTGCGACGTATCGAGATACAGCGCGGCCACGCCTGCGGCGCGCATCAGTTCCTGCGCCCGGGCCACGCGCGCCAGCAGCTCCCCGTCCCCGATCCCCTCCACATCCACGGTCCGGTCGCTCATCGCATCGAGCTCCGCTTGCGGGGCCGATCCTCCTACGCCGATGGTCATTGGTTCGCATATCCCCGGTTGAACGGAACGCGGCGGTAGCCAATGCCGCAAGGCCAAGCGCCCCGGGGCGCGGGCTCATACTTCAGCGATATATCAAGCTAACCAACGAATCTTCGCCTACGCAAGCCTTCTGCAACGAAAATTTTCACGCGTGGAGAATGATCATAAAATGGGCATTTCCAATTTTTCCCGAGGCTGTCGGTGGACATCTGCCTCGCCGGCAAGACAAGAAAAGGCGATGAGGCCGGCCACGACATCAAGGGCAGGGGCGACCTCCCTGCGCACCGCACCGCGCCACGCGCGTCTTGCGCGCGGATGCGCGGAGCATCATACCGTATGGAACAAGATGGTCCGGCCAAGGTGGCGGCGAATGCAGGCACTCTCGATCGCAAGGAGCCTCCCGAGGCAGAAGGTCCGCCCACATGCCAGCCTGCCGGGAGGGAGCGAAGGGACGTCCGCCTCATGATCCGCCTCGTCTACTCCTCGAACCTGTCCGCACACACAACGGCGGCCGACATCGACGAGATCGTCGAGCGCTCCGCCATGCGCAACGCGGATCTGTCCATCACCGGGATGCTCGCGATGGAAGGCGGCCGCATCTGCCAGATTCTCGAAGGGCCGGAGGATGCGATTCTTTATCTCTTCGCGCGGATCGAGACGGACGAGCGCCACCACGGCGTCGTCGAGATCGGCCGGCAGCCGATCGAACGGCGCGCTTTCGAACGCTGGGGCATGATCCGGCGGCCGATGATGGACGTCGTGATGATAGCGTTCGCGAACGAGCACTGACACCTGCCGTCACCCTCGACACGGCACCACCGAAAGCTTTCCCCATCGGGCGACGGGCTTGGCAAAAGAGTTGCGACATCATCCGGCAGGATTCTTCAGGCCAGGCGCTCCAATGCCGCGCGCCCCGCATTGTGCACATAGTCTCGCGTGTTCTGTCCGGCGCCCTCGACGTCGCGCGCGAGGATGGCGTCGACGATCTTCTGGATCTCGCCCATGCTTTCCTCGATCCTCCCCGCTTTCGAGACGGAGGTCACGCGCAGGGCGCTGATGCGCGCGCCGAGATAATTGAGAAGGTCCAGCGTCACTTCCTTGCCCGCCACCCTGCCCATATGGTTCGTCATATCCACCATGAGGAAAACGAGGCCGAGCACTTCCTTCCGCTCGGCCGCCGCCTTGATCCGGCCGTGGATGGCCTGAAGCTCCTGAAGCTCCTCATCCGTCGCCACGCGCGTGTAGGCTTGCGCCAACTGGCTTTCGAAGACGGCGCGCAGTTCGTAGATCTCCTCCGCCTGGGCGCGCGTCAGGCGCGATACGGTCGGGCCGCGACGCGGTTCGACGATCACCAGGCGTTCGGCTTCGAGCTGGCGAATGACCTCGCGCACCGATGCGCGGCTGATGCCCAGCGCCTCGCAAAGCTCGCGCTCGATCAGCCTGGAGCCGGGCTTGATCTCTCCCGAGATGATGGCGTTGCGCAGGTTCTGAAACGCCTGCTGGCGGACGAGCACCGGTGGACCCACCGCGTTCAGCACACTCAAGCTCATCTGACACTCACCACGCGTCTCCCTCGCTCCGGCTTCGGCTGCGCATCGGCCAGCCCGGCGAGGCCATCGCCGCATTCATTTCTTCAATCAAGGGTGTAGACGATCTTTCCCCGCGCTTCACCGCTTTCAAGCAGGGAATGTCCTGCCGCGATCTCGCTCAACGGGTAGTGGTGGGCGACGCAGGGACGAAGCCCGCCTTGCGCCAGGAGTCTCTCGATCACGTTCGTCGCCCTCTCCAGCTCCGTCCGGGGGATGTTGAGCGCCTGGACGAAATGGAGCCGCGCGCCCTTCAACGCAAAGTCGTAATAGGGCAGCACGGGCATTCTGTCGCTGGTGGAGGAGTAGGCCGCGACCCGCCCGTTCTCGGCAAGGCATTCGGCGTCCAGACGAATATTGGCCCCGAAGTCGACATCGACGATCAGGTCCGCGCCATGGCCGCCGGTGATCTCGGCGACCCGCGCAGCGAGCTGCCTCGAATGCCGGTCGAGCACGTAACCGGCGCCCAGGGCCTCGAGTTCCCCGGCCCGGGCGGGCTCGCCCAGCGTCGCGATGACCCTTGCCCCGGCCCAGCCGGCAACCTCGACCGCGGCGCGCCCCACGGCGCCGAGCCCGCCGTGGACCAGGACCCAGCGATTGGCCACCGGGCCGCCCGACAGAACGGCGTAGCAGGACGTGACGGCCGGCACCCCCAGCGCCGCCGCGTTCTCATACGAGCAGCTATCGGGGATCGGAACAGTGTTCTCGGCCGGAACAAGGCAGTATTCCGCCGCTGTCCCGTCATATCGCCCGTGCCCTGCCCCGAAGATCATGACGCGCTGGCCCGCCGCGCGGTTCGCGACATCCGCCCCCACGGCCGCCACCTCGCCGGCACCATCGGCATGGGGAACGATGCCGCCCTCCGGCACCACTCCACCCAGCCAGCCGGAACGGCGCTTGGTGTCATGCGGGTTCAGCCCCGAAGCGCGCACGAGCACCAGAACCTCGCCCCGGCCGGGCTGCGGAACCGCACGCCGCTCGGCCCGCAGGACGGAATCCGCATCACCGAAGGCGTAGTAAGCATAGGAGAGCATCGTGCTCATAGGCCTTTTCCGTCACTCACGGCAGGCGCCCTCGTCCCCAGCACAGGACAATACGGGAAGAAATCCACCACAATGCACACTATATCATCTTATACTGTATAAATACTTTTCATTATTGCAAATGAATTGACCACATCGCCAAATCAAACGACTGATGAGATGATATACGAAAAAATACTCCACTGCCTGCTTGACACCTCAAGTTTGACTCAGACAGTCTGCCTGTCATTCTGTCAGACAAGAACGGGTCGACGGCTCCATGTCCAGCCCTTTTCGCGCCCTCGCCGCCAATGTTCGTGCCGACGTCGAGCGGATCACCATCGACATCCCCCATCGCGCCGCAGGCTCGCAAAACGGGCGGCGCATGGCCCTCTACAGCCGCGAGGCGCTGGAACGGGTCGGCGTCTCGGACGCACGGATCGACGAGCTGCCCGCCATCGTCAGCTTTCCCGAACACGCCGAATTCCTGATCCTGGGAGAGGGCGGGCGGCGTATCGAGGCCAACACGCTCGGCCACAGCATCCTGACGCCGCCCGAAGGCGTCGATGGCGAGCTCGTCCATGTCGGCTCGGGCGCATTCGAGGACTACGAGGGCAAGGACGTCCGGGGAAAGATCATCCTCACCGAATTGTCCTACCTGCCGGCCCGCCACGAGAAGCAGCGGATCGCGGCGCTGATGGGCGCCGTGGGCGCGGTGATGATGAACTGGGGCCATCCCGGGAACGAGGCGGTGCCCTATGGCTCGGTCAAGCCGGCCTGGGGCGTGCCGACGCCGGACACCTTCGCCGACGAGATGCCCTCGATCGCCTGTATCGGCATCTCGCGCGTCGAGGGGCTGCGGCTGAAGGAGATGTGCTCCTCCTCGCCTGTGCGGGTGCGGCTGACGACGCATGTCGAGAATGGCTGGCGACCGGTGCAGATCACGGTCGGCGAGGTGAAGGCTCCCGAAACGTCCCCCGAATGGGAGGATTTCGTGTTGGTGGGCGGACACCAGGATTCCTGGCCCGGACCGCAGGCGACGGACAATGCGGCCGGTTCCGCCTGCACCATAGAGCTGGCCCGCCTCGTCGCGGAAAACCGGGGCTCGCTGCGCCGCGGCGCGGTCTTCGGCTTCTGGACAGCCCACGAGACCGGAACGATGGCCGGCTCCGCCTGGTACGCGGACCAGAACTGGGACCGGCTTCGCGAGAATGCCGTGGCGTATCTGCAGATCGACCAGCCCGCCTGCGCGGGCGCGACGGCGCGCTGGGCCACCTCCTCCAATGCCGAGCTTCGACGCTTCCACAGCCGGGTCGAAAGCGAAGTTCTGACAGGCACGC containing:
- a CDS encoding metal-dependent hydrolase family protein, encoding MRLPPAGKQRETSPVQYLFSNFEMLDPERGHALGGHQILVEDGLIREVCEGSIRAPNAAAVDCGGRTLMPGLIDCHVHAVLSEVSIRQMENVPLTLMTAQAMVSLKAMLDRGFTSVRDTGGADWGLRTAVEEGLIAGPRLFVAGRAIGPTGGHSDSRRRTDAATRCPCCDALSFSMGLADGVSEVRKTVREEMRQGCDHVKIMMSGGVASPYDPLDSLQFSPGEVAAAVEEAHAFGRYVCAHAYSPEAITRAAHAGVRTIEHGNLIDEAAAALMAERGMFLVANLVAYYAMKERAAEYGMSGEMLEKNDLVIEGGLRSLEICKRAGVPVAYGSDLLGQLQVDQSREFRLRAEVLEPIDVLRAATTVGARVLRQEGKLGCLAPGAHADLILVDGDPLRDLDLLAHQGRHMPLIMKGGRLHKNTLH
- a CDS encoding M24 family metallopeptidase — encoded protein: MSDRTVDVEGIGDGELLARVARAQELMRAAGVAALYLDTSQNLFYFTGLGLKPTERLHGAIIPAEGPVVFLSPAFEEPKTRSLLRIGEDIRVWEEHEDPTALVVEVLESLGCSGGAVAVDPATPFFTFDGLRRAGNRYDFVNGLSITAACRMVKSPAEIALMKRANEITLEVHKAAARIMREGISTTEVAAFVQEAHRRLGAVPPAGGPLVLFGEATAFPHGVGYAQTLREGDMVLLDLGGFVKGYRSDITRSYVFGTPDARQREIWALEQKAQAAGMAAAVPGAPCEAIDAAARGVVEAAGFGPGYALPGLPHRTGHGIGLDVHEESYIVKGNATPLAPGMCFSIEPTICIYGEFGIRLEDCAYMTAEGARWFTTPCASVDDPFGYETQGAVH
- a CDS encoding BLUF domain-containing protein, translating into MDICLAGKTRKGDEAGHDIKGRGDLPAHRTAPRASCARMRGASYRMEQDGPAKVAANAGTLDRKEPPEAEGPPTCQPAGRERRDVRLMIRLVYSSNLSAHTTAADIDEIVERSAMRNADLSITGMLAMEGGRICQILEGPEDAILYLFARIETDERHHGVVEIGRQPIERRAFERWGMIRRPMMDVVMIAFANEH
- a CDS encoding GntR family transcriptional regulator, producing the protein MSLSVLNAVGPPVLVRQQAFQNLRNAIISGEIKPGSRLIERELCEALGISRASVREVIRQLEAERLVIVEPRRGPTVSRLTRAQAEEIYELRAVFESQLAQAYTRVATDEELQELQAIHGRIKAAAERKEVLGLVFLMVDMTNHMGRVAGKEVTLDLLNYLGARISALRVTSVSKAGRIEESMGEIQKIVDAILARDVEGAGQNTRDYVHNAGRAALERLA
- a CDS encoding NADPH:quinone reductase, which translates into the protein MSTMLSYAYYAFGDADSVLRAERRAVPQPGRGEVLVLVRASGLNPHDTKRRSGWLGGVVPEGGIVPHADGAGEVAAVGADVANRAAGQRVMIFGAGHGRYDGTAAEYCLVPAENTVPIPDSCSYENAAALGVPAVTSCYAVLSGGPVANRWVLVHGGLGAVGRAAVEVAGWAGARVIATLGEPARAGELEALGAGYVLDRHSRQLAARVAEITGGHGADLIVDVDFGANIRLDAECLAENGRVAAYSSTSDRMPVLPYYDFALKGARLHFVQALNIPRTELERATNVIERLLAQGGLRPCVAHHYPLSEIAAGHSLLESGEARGKIVYTLD
- a CDS encoding M28 family peptidase, producing the protein MSSPFRALAANVRADVERITIDIPHRAAGSQNGRRMALYSREALERVGVSDARIDELPAIVSFPEHAEFLILGEGGRRIEANTLGHSILTPPEGVDGELVHVGSGAFEDYEGKDVRGKIILTELSYLPARHEKQRIAALMGAVGAVMMNWGHPGNEAVPYGSVKPAWGVPTPDTFADEMPSIACIGISRVEGLRLKEMCSSSPVRVRLTTHVENGWRPVQITVGEVKAPETSPEWEDFVLVGGHQDSWPGPQATDNAAGSACTIELARLVAENRGSLRRGAVFGFWTAHETGTMAGSAWYADQNWDRLRENAVAYLQIDQPACAGATARWATSSNAELRRFHSRVESEVLTGTPSVWKRAVKNGDSSFFGIGIPMFHGEGAFAPEELAATAQANLGWWHHSVHNTLDKLDWDWMQVHLDIYAAWLWELLTAPVLPFSYVEVATQILDRVAELARLGGPDVGLGSALAQAELFLGQARRLDALADGVRGAFREGRGDEDAARLVNRTFKRLSRLLVPLQSTAKGTYGHDPYGFTPQTTMIPALYDVPRLAATTDEERRWMLQTALRRARNRVADTLNDSGSLIDELGRQLGADRRQRRRGRGS